The following proteins are encoded in a genomic region of Drosophila willistoni isolate 14030-0811.24 chromosome 3R, UCI_dwil_1.1, whole genome shotgun sequence:
- the LOC26529360 gene encoding uncharacterized protein LOC26529360, with protein MATSAKSTCICLIILLILLVVFSSIGLYFTFTKEKKMVLESCHNMGGSCLEFNHCNNAYQSRVITRCILARKVCCMKTEQVTKSLD; from the exons ATGGCGACATCTGCAAAAAGCACCTGCATTTGCCTCATAATATTGCTGATTTTATTGGTGGTATTTAGCTCTATTGGTCTCTACTTTACTTTtacaaaggaaaaaaaaatgg TTTTGGAATCGTGTCATAATATGGGTGGCTCTTGCCTGGAGTTTAATCACTGCAATAACGCTTATCAATCACGTGTCATAACCAGATGCATATTGGCACGCAAAGTTTGTTGCATGAAAACCGAACAAGTGACAAAGTCCTTggactaa